From Thunnus maccoyii chromosome 21, fThuMac1.1, whole genome shotgun sequence, the proteins below share one genomic window:
- the klhl15 gene encoding kelch-like protein 15 isoform X1 produces MSEGARAAWSKRGCGDSHRREPGKHKHRKCERPLSAQPSKPVIVRPGSKRCVMSGADVEVYLSQVHDGSVSSGFRALYEERLLLDVTLLIEEHHFQAHKALLATQSDYFRVMFTADMRERDQDKIHMKGLTAAGFGHILRFMYYGSLELSMPTVQEILQAAMYVQLTEAVEFCCSFLLAKICLENCAEVMRLLEDFSVGVEGVQEQLDNFLLDNFVPLMSRPDFLSYLSLERLQAYLNSDALSRFPEIELYEAVQAWLRHDRRRWRHTDTIVQSIRFCLMTPANIFEKVKTSEFYRYSRQLRQEVDQALSYFHDVNQQPLVETRSNRIRSVRPQTAVFRGMIGHSMVNSKILLLQRPKIPQVWWELEGPQVPLRPDCLAIINNFAFLLGGEELGPDGEFHASSKVYRYDPRQNSWLRMADMSVPRSEFAVGVIGKFIYAVAGRTRDETFYSTERYDITEDRWEFVDPYPVNKYGHEGTVLNGKLYITGGITSSSTSKQVCVFDPGREAGGGGGGGGGGGSSGGSDAHRTRAGRGPLLPGTHASCWENKSKMNYARCFHKMISHNGKLYVFGGVCVILRASFESQGCPSTEVYDPDTDEWTILASMPIGRSGHGVAVLDRQIMVLGGLCYNGHYSDSILTFDPDENKWKEDEYPRMPCKLDGLQVCSLHFPEYVLEHVRRCS; encoded by the exons ATGTCCGAAGGAGCCAGAGCTGCCTGGTCGAAGAGGGGTTGTGGGGATTCGCACCGCCGAG AACCAgggaaacataaacacaggaaatgCGAGCGGCCCCTTAGCGCTCAGCCATCAAAGCCTGTGATTGTACGCCCGGGCTCCAAAAG GTGTGTTATGTCGGGGGCGGATGTGGAGGTGTACCTGTCCCAGGTGCACGATGGGAGCGTGTCGTCGGGCTTCCGGGCGCTGTACGAGGAGCGTCTGCTGCTGGATGTCACGCTGTTGATAGAGGAGCACCACTTCCAG GCCCACAAGGCGCTGCTAGCCACCCAGAGCGACTACTTCCGGGTCATGTTCACAGCTGACATGAGGGAGAGGGACCAGGACAAGATCCACATGAAgggactgacagcagcagggtTCGGCCACATTCTCCGATTCATGTACTATGGCTCGCTGGAGCTCAGCATGCCCACCGTCCAAGAGATCCTACAG GCGGCCATGTACGTCCAGCTCACGGAGGCGGTGGAGTTCTGCTGCTCCTTCCTGCTGGCCAAGATCTGTCTGGAGAACTGCGCCGAGGTCATGCGCCTCCTGGAGGACTTCAGCGTGGGGGTGGAGGGCGTCCAGGAGCAACTCGATAACTTCCTACTTGATAACTTTGTCCCTCTCATGAGCCGACCCGACTTCCTGTCCTACCTCAGCCTCGAGAGACTGCAG GCGTACCTGAACAGCGATGCTCTGAGTCGCTTCCCAGAAATTGAACTATACGAAGCCGTGCAGGCGTGGCTGCGACATGACCGGCGGCGCTGGAGACACACGGACACCATCGTCCAGTCCATCCGCTTCTGCCTCATGACTCCTGCCAACATCTTTGAGAAG gtGAAGACATCAGAGTTCTACCGCTACTCCAGACAGCTTAGGCAGGAGGTGGACCAGGCGCTCAGCTACTTCCATGATGTCAACCAGCAGCCTCTGGTGGAGACGCGCTCCAACCGCATCCGCTCCGTCCGCCCGCAGACCGCCGTCTTCAGGGGAATGATCGGTCACAGCATGGTCAACAGCAAGATCCTGCTGCTGCAGCGGCCCAAG ATCCCTCAGGTGTGGTGGGAGCTGGAGGGACCTCAGGTGCCGCTGCGGCCGGACTGCCTGGCGATCATCAACAACTTTGCCTTCCTGCTGGGCGGAGAAGAGCTGGGGCCCGACGGAGAGTTTCACGCCTCCTCCAAGGTCTACCGCTACGACCCTCGTCAGAACTCCTGGCTACGCATGGCTGACATGTCTGTGCCGAG GTCAGAGTTTGCCGTGGGCGTCATCGGCAAGTTTATTTATGCGGTGGCGGGCCGCACGCGAGACGAGACCTTCTATTCCACAGAGCGCTACGACATCACGGAGGACCGCTGGGAGTTTGTGGACCCGTATCCTGTAAACAAATACGGTCACGAGGGAACGGTCCTCAACGGTAAACTGTACATCACTGGCGGTATCACCTCCTCGTCCACCTctaaacaggtgtgtgtgttcgaTCCGGGGCGGGAAGCGGGAggtggtgggggaggaggaggaggaggagggagctcGGGCGGGTCGGACGCACACAGGACACGCGCCGGCCGAGGCCCGCTGCTGCCCGGCACGCACGCCAGCTGCTGGGAGAACAAATCCAAAATGAACTACGCCCGTTGCTTCCACAAGATGATCTCTCACAACGGGAAGCTGTACGTGTTCGGAGGGGTGTGCGTGATCCTGCGGGCTTCCTTCGAGTCGCAGGGCTGCCCGTCCACCGAGGTGTACGACCCGGATACAGACGAGTGGACCATCCTCGCCTCCATGCCCATCGGGCGCAGCGGCCACGGGGTGGCAGTGCTGGACAGACAGATCATGGTGCTGGGCGGCCTGTGTTACAACGGCCACTACAGTGACTCCATCCTCACCTTCGACCCCGACGAAAACAAGTGGAAGGAGGACGAGTATCCCAGGATGCCTTGCAAACTGGACGGTCTGCAGGTGTGCAGTCTGCACTTCCCAGAGTATGTGCTAGAGCACGTGAGACGCTGCAGCTGA
- the klhl15 gene encoding kelch-like protein 15 isoform X2 encodes MSEGARAAWSKRGCGDSHRREPGKHKHRKCERPLSAQPSKPVIVRPGSKRCVMSGADVEVYLSQVHDGSVSSGFRALYEERLLLDVTLLIEEHHFQAHKALLATQSDYFRVMFTADMRERDQDKIHMKGLTAAGFGHILRFMYYGSLELSMPTVQEILQAAMYVQLTEAVEFCCSFLLAKICLENCAEVMRLLEDFSVGVEGVQEQLDNFLLDNFVPLMSRPDFLSYLSLERLQAYLNSDALSRFPEIELYEAVQAWLRHDRRRWRHTDTIVQSIRFCLMTPANIFEKVKTSEFYRYSRQLRQEVDQALSYFHDVNQQPLVETRSNRIRSVRPQTAVFRGMIGHSMVNSKILLLQRPKVWWELEGPQVPLRPDCLAIINNFAFLLGGEELGPDGEFHASSKVYRYDPRQNSWLRMADMSVPRSEFAVGVIGKFIYAVAGRTRDETFYSTERYDITEDRWEFVDPYPVNKYGHEGTVLNGKLYITGGITSSSTSKQVCVFDPGREAGGGGGGGGGGGSSGGSDAHRTRAGRGPLLPGTHASCWENKSKMNYARCFHKMISHNGKLYVFGGVCVILRASFESQGCPSTEVYDPDTDEWTILASMPIGRSGHGVAVLDRQIMVLGGLCYNGHYSDSILTFDPDENKWKEDEYPRMPCKLDGLQVCSLHFPEYVLEHVRRCS; translated from the exons ATGTCCGAAGGAGCCAGAGCTGCCTGGTCGAAGAGGGGTTGTGGGGATTCGCACCGCCGAG AACCAgggaaacataaacacaggaaatgCGAGCGGCCCCTTAGCGCTCAGCCATCAAAGCCTGTGATTGTACGCCCGGGCTCCAAAAG GTGTGTTATGTCGGGGGCGGATGTGGAGGTGTACCTGTCCCAGGTGCACGATGGGAGCGTGTCGTCGGGCTTCCGGGCGCTGTACGAGGAGCGTCTGCTGCTGGATGTCACGCTGTTGATAGAGGAGCACCACTTCCAG GCCCACAAGGCGCTGCTAGCCACCCAGAGCGACTACTTCCGGGTCATGTTCACAGCTGACATGAGGGAGAGGGACCAGGACAAGATCCACATGAAgggactgacagcagcagggtTCGGCCACATTCTCCGATTCATGTACTATGGCTCGCTGGAGCTCAGCATGCCCACCGTCCAAGAGATCCTACAG GCGGCCATGTACGTCCAGCTCACGGAGGCGGTGGAGTTCTGCTGCTCCTTCCTGCTGGCCAAGATCTGTCTGGAGAACTGCGCCGAGGTCATGCGCCTCCTGGAGGACTTCAGCGTGGGGGTGGAGGGCGTCCAGGAGCAACTCGATAACTTCCTACTTGATAACTTTGTCCCTCTCATGAGCCGACCCGACTTCCTGTCCTACCTCAGCCTCGAGAGACTGCAG GCGTACCTGAACAGCGATGCTCTGAGTCGCTTCCCAGAAATTGAACTATACGAAGCCGTGCAGGCGTGGCTGCGACATGACCGGCGGCGCTGGAGACACACGGACACCATCGTCCAGTCCATCCGCTTCTGCCTCATGACTCCTGCCAACATCTTTGAGAAG gtGAAGACATCAGAGTTCTACCGCTACTCCAGACAGCTTAGGCAGGAGGTGGACCAGGCGCTCAGCTACTTCCATGATGTCAACCAGCAGCCTCTGGTGGAGACGCGCTCCAACCGCATCCGCTCCGTCCGCCCGCAGACCGCCGTCTTCAGGGGAATGATCGGTCACAGCATGGTCAACAGCAAGATCCTGCTGCTGCAGCGGCCCAAG GTGTGGTGGGAGCTGGAGGGACCTCAGGTGCCGCTGCGGCCGGACTGCCTGGCGATCATCAACAACTTTGCCTTCCTGCTGGGCGGAGAAGAGCTGGGGCCCGACGGAGAGTTTCACGCCTCCTCCAAGGTCTACCGCTACGACCCTCGTCAGAACTCCTGGCTACGCATGGCTGACATGTCTGTGCCGAG GTCAGAGTTTGCCGTGGGCGTCATCGGCAAGTTTATTTATGCGGTGGCGGGCCGCACGCGAGACGAGACCTTCTATTCCACAGAGCGCTACGACATCACGGAGGACCGCTGGGAGTTTGTGGACCCGTATCCTGTAAACAAATACGGTCACGAGGGAACGGTCCTCAACGGTAAACTGTACATCACTGGCGGTATCACCTCCTCGTCCACCTctaaacaggtgtgtgtgttcgaTCCGGGGCGGGAAGCGGGAggtggtgggggaggaggaggaggaggagggagctcGGGCGGGTCGGACGCACACAGGACACGCGCCGGCCGAGGCCCGCTGCTGCCCGGCACGCACGCCAGCTGCTGGGAGAACAAATCCAAAATGAACTACGCCCGTTGCTTCCACAAGATGATCTCTCACAACGGGAAGCTGTACGTGTTCGGAGGGGTGTGCGTGATCCTGCGGGCTTCCTTCGAGTCGCAGGGCTGCCCGTCCACCGAGGTGTACGACCCGGATACAGACGAGTGGACCATCCTCGCCTCCATGCCCATCGGGCGCAGCGGCCACGGGGTGGCAGTGCTGGACAGACAGATCATGGTGCTGGGCGGCCTGTGTTACAACGGCCACTACAGTGACTCCATCCTCACCTTCGACCCCGACGAAAACAAGTGGAAGGAGGACGAGTATCCCAGGATGCCTTGCAAACTGGACGGTCTGCAGGTGTGCAGTCTGCACTTCCCAGAGTATGTGCTAGAGCACGTGAGACGCTGCAGCTGA
- the klhl15 gene encoding kelch-like protein 15 isoform X3 produces MPVANQRCVMSGADVEVYLSQVHDGSVSSGFRALYEERLLLDVTLLIEEHHFQAHKALLATQSDYFRVMFTADMRERDQDKIHMKGLTAAGFGHILRFMYYGSLELSMPTVQEILQAAMYVQLTEAVEFCCSFLLAKICLENCAEVMRLLEDFSVGVEGVQEQLDNFLLDNFVPLMSRPDFLSYLSLERLQAYLNSDALSRFPEIELYEAVQAWLRHDRRRWRHTDTIVQSIRFCLMTPANIFEKVKTSEFYRYSRQLRQEVDQALSYFHDVNQQPLVETRSNRIRSVRPQTAVFRGMIGHSMVNSKILLLQRPKIPQVWWELEGPQVPLRPDCLAIINNFAFLLGGEELGPDGEFHASSKVYRYDPRQNSWLRMADMSVPRSEFAVGVIGKFIYAVAGRTRDETFYSTERYDITEDRWEFVDPYPVNKYGHEGTVLNGKLYITGGITSSSTSKQVCVFDPGREAGGGGGGGGGGGSSGGSDAHRTRAGRGPLLPGTHASCWENKSKMNYARCFHKMISHNGKLYVFGGVCVILRASFESQGCPSTEVYDPDTDEWTILASMPIGRSGHGVAVLDRQIMVLGGLCYNGHYSDSILTFDPDENKWKEDEYPRMPCKLDGLQVCSLHFPEYVLEHVRRCS; encoded by the exons ATGCCCGTGGCCAATCAGAG GTGTGTTATGTCGGGGGCGGATGTGGAGGTGTACCTGTCCCAGGTGCACGATGGGAGCGTGTCGTCGGGCTTCCGGGCGCTGTACGAGGAGCGTCTGCTGCTGGATGTCACGCTGTTGATAGAGGAGCACCACTTCCAG GCCCACAAGGCGCTGCTAGCCACCCAGAGCGACTACTTCCGGGTCATGTTCACAGCTGACATGAGGGAGAGGGACCAGGACAAGATCCACATGAAgggactgacagcagcagggtTCGGCCACATTCTCCGATTCATGTACTATGGCTCGCTGGAGCTCAGCATGCCCACCGTCCAAGAGATCCTACAG GCGGCCATGTACGTCCAGCTCACGGAGGCGGTGGAGTTCTGCTGCTCCTTCCTGCTGGCCAAGATCTGTCTGGAGAACTGCGCCGAGGTCATGCGCCTCCTGGAGGACTTCAGCGTGGGGGTGGAGGGCGTCCAGGAGCAACTCGATAACTTCCTACTTGATAACTTTGTCCCTCTCATGAGCCGACCCGACTTCCTGTCCTACCTCAGCCTCGAGAGACTGCAG GCGTACCTGAACAGCGATGCTCTGAGTCGCTTCCCAGAAATTGAACTATACGAAGCCGTGCAGGCGTGGCTGCGACATGACCGGCGGCGCTGGAGACACACGGACACCATCGTCCAGTCCATCCGCTTCTGCCTCATGACTCCTGCCAACATCTTTGAGAAG gtGAAGACATCAGAGTTCTACCGCTACTCCAGACAGCTTAGGCAGGAGGTGGACCAGGCGCTCAGCTACTTCCATGATGTCAACCAGCAGCCTCTGGTGGAGACGCGCTCCAACCGCATCCGCTCCGTCCGCCCGCAGACCGCCGTCTTCAGGGGAATGATCGGTCACAGCATGGTCAACAGCAAGATCCTGCTGCTGCAGCGGCCCAAG ATCCCTCAGGTGTGGTGGGAGCTGGAGGGACCTCAGGTGCCGCTGCGGCCGGACTGCCTGGCGATCATCAACAACTTTGCCTTCCTGCTGGGCGGAGAAGAGCTGGGGCCCGACGGAGAGTTTCACGCCTCCTCCAAGGTCTACCGCTACGACCCTCGTCAGAACTCCTGGCTACGCATGGCTGACATGTCTGTGCCGAG GTCAGAGTTTGCCGTGGGCGTCATCGGCAAGTTTATTTATGCGGTGGCGGGCCGCACGCGAGACGAGACCTTCTATTCCACAGAGCGCTACGACATCACGGAGGACCGCTGGGAGTTTGTGGACCCGTATCCTGTAAACAAATACGGTCACGAGGGAACGGTCCTCAACGGTAAACTGTACATCACTGGCGGTATCACCTCCTCGTCCACCTctaaacaggtgtgtgtgttcgaTCCGGGGCGGGAAGCGGGAggtggtgggggaggaggaggaggaggagggagctcGGGCGGGTCGGACGCACACAGGACACGCGCCGGCCGAGGCCCGCTGCTGCCCGGCACGCACGCCAGCTGCTGGGAGAACAAATCCAAAATGAACTACGCCCGTTGCTTCCACAAGATGATCTCTCACAACGGGAAGCTGTACGTGTTCGGAGGGGTGTGCGTGATCCTGCGGGCTTCCTTCGAGTCGCAGGGCTGCCCGTCCACCGAGGTGTACGACCCGGATACAGACGAGTGGACCATCCTCGCCTCCATGCCCATCGGGCGCAGCGGCCACGGGGTGGCAGTGCTGGACAGACAGATCATGGTGCTGGGCGGCCTGTGTTACAACGGCCACTACAGTGACTCCATCCTCACCTTCGACCCCGACGAAAACAAGTGGAAGGAGGACGAGTATCCCAGGATGCCTTGCAAACTGGACGGTCTGCAGGTGTGCAGTCTGCACTTCCCAGAGTATGTGCTAGAGCACGTGAGACGCTGCAGCTGA